The DNA window GGCGTGTTACAGGTCTCTCTCCATCTGTCACTCTCTCTGGGCGGAATATAGGGACTCGAGCGCGAGCCACACTTCATTACAGCGCGCATGCACGCACGCGCAGGGAAACAAGGACAAATGAaattaaacatacatttcaaGCTAAAAAACCTTATGCACAGTTGCTTTAAATTAGCAACGTTCTATAATTATATTCTACGTAATTGTTAAATGGTTACATAAACATTTAGGTTTTTATATTTcggttcttttatttatttatttagcctattgtttgctttgtttttttatttttcataatatcaTCAGTTACTGCTTCATGCTTTATTGCTCTGCATTTGAATGATAACATTTGATTTGACACCTTTTATTAATCAGGCACTATTGaagttattaaattgttttgCTTATTTGGTTTTGACTTAAAAGGCCCACCAGAGGGAGACAacttttcaagaaaaaaataaaataaaaaattgaaatcaattaagattcatattaaaacatcaaaatgacTGGTCTGATGAGTAACGCGAGGCAAAAGGCATTCAACAGCAGAGCAtcatattaacattaatttgaaaAGACCGAATGGTTTTTCGTatgttcagcaccatggacagctctATCACTTTCAGATCCAATTTGCCAGGAGACAGGATAAGGAATAATTAGATTAAATAGCATTAATTGTTtctgtttaattgtatttatctGGTATGAATGACAGTTCAGACAGGATGATGAATAAATAAGATATTTGTGCTGAAAAGCTGAAAAATACCAATGAAATTGTAATTGCAAACAAAGTTGAATGTGAGAGGGTATATATGAgggtaaacatatatatatatacatatatatatatatatatatatatatatatatatatatatatatatatatatatatatatatatatatatatatatatatatatatatatattagggctgtcaaatgattaaaaattttaatcaaattaatcagaattttcattggattaatcaggattaatcactatttgcaactacacctgaatcctaaccattttttttttctgaaatgcataccaaaagataaataacaggacacagatacataattttcatgtattgtttcatcgtgtggttctttttttctgaatttcaaaagtttaacatatacttagatcaaatttacatGAGCACtttatcaaaccatgccatttaactacagacagtgtaagagttttaggtgaaccagtggttaaatatagccacacatatctatgaaattatgcacagagaaactcgaaagaatgaactcagaaacacaaatatgcgccacaatcacataagcagcactctgggcactcttgtttttgggaggtgttcatttgctctgccacaatactttaggatcgatattttcacgttctgaaggcttcaagtgccagtaaaaccaagtaaaaatgcatatgcttttccaaacagctgtaattttcgctgcattgcatgtaggcgttctgcgcatgcgcagtgtgaaacacaggacgctagaagaagctccagcgtatcaactaccaaagtcgtttctgtttatcgagcttggcatgactgtatttgagagtaactggggtaaaacctaaagcttcttcggtgttttcgttgcggtagatcgacgagactttccatcctgacctgaataatttgtcacactgcgcatgcgtgaaatgcgttaaaaaatttgacgtaattaacgacaaacaactaattaacgtcgttaacgcgctatttttgacagccctaatatatatatatatatatatatatatatatatatatatatatatatatatatatatatatatatatatatatatatattgtacaacaAGAACAATGTTCTTTGATGTCATGATAGGCTTAAGGGCCCTCTAGACTAGAgtcaaatatcaaacatttatttatttatttatttatttatgtctttcTTACTCTTTCTTTGGTACCGTTCAGCGACATTGAGTTAACATGGCCTGTAAACCAAAATTAATTGGTGGATTTAACAGAAATTGTGGATTTACCAGAACCATGCTTTTCTACAAGTAGCCTTCTACTCCACGTTTACTGGCCTTCatccaaaataatttatttttgctaatatATTAATCAACTACGGGGTCTCTTACATACTTTTCACACGCTTTTGCGGAACCAATGATTTTGATAAACCTCTTTATATGGATTATAAGGAATCAAATTTTAAAACTGATACAGTCGTCATTGTCCAGAAGAAGGCGCTGTTGATATCCTGTCGAACGCTCTCCTTCACAGCTGACATAGGCTGATGGTCCCAAATACAGACTCAAGTTTGATTATGGTAACAGTCATGATTATGAAGGTAAAAAGGTACATAAtctaatacattatattaatttgATGCGTGATGTTtactcattttgtttttaaaaagtaaaacttaTTTTGTTAAGTGTATAAAGTAATGTGTTGTCAGAGTGTCTCTATCAGAAGGGAGTTTCAAGCTTTTTGATGGCCAATTAAATATAATCCTGATCCCCTTCATagaatataaaatcaatacttatTTATACTGTGTTagagaaattattaattttatacagaCCAtgtttttagcaaaatgtaataattgtttgtgaactgaaatcaaaatatgattttttttaatgttgttttgtgtagatttcaaataaatttcaGTGTTGAAACACTGAAAGTGTCTTTATAcagatgtcacttcctgttttgtttgtgtctgtagGTGATTTTAGCTCATAATTCAAACTTTTCCCCCCTTGTAATTCTGAGTGTATATCTCAAAATCCAGACTTTTTCTTCTTGCAGAGGTTCAAGGTTAAATCTCTCAGTccagatttttttctctctgaatccacccaaccatatatatataagaaaggtAATTGGAAAAAAATTTTCTCTCACAAAGTTGATTATATTTTtggaatacatatatatatatatatatatatatatatatatatatatatatatatatatatatatatatatatatatatatatatatatagcaattctGAGTATATATCTTTCAATTCTGAGAGAATTATCAGAATTGCAAGGGGGAGGAAAATGACATATTTGTTGCAAAACAACTtgactaacattataaatggactGTAGGGGAAAAATTATTAGTACAAATATAAGACAAAGTGCGACCCTTTTAATTAATCATCTAATACAGACAGATGTCATCGTCATTGAGGTTGTGTTCTGAAAGAGTTTGGTACATGAGCTAATGGGGTCGTGCATGTCACCCAGAAAATGCTCTCTGGGAAAAAAAATTGCTCAAACTGAAATGTTGGGAGCTGATTTTTTTTCAGCCCACTGACCCACTTTTCAATTGTTCTCAGCACCAGACAATAGAGACAAATGGTTTCATAACTGGTGCACAATACCTGTGTGTTATTCAGCATTATTGTTGCGCaggttttttttatgtgaagGGCTTGTTTGGGTGTCGTTTTTGTTTTCGTGTGACATGTCTTTATGTAACCTCCCTCTGTTGCCCCCTATAATTTTGAAAAAGCTGACaatttctcacacacaaactcaagTTGCCCTCTCATTTGCTCCAATTGTGCGTCAGACCCCAAGGCTGTGACGACATGAGTGGTTTCTCACACCCTTAACTTCTGTAGAGCTAAACTACATAAAAACAGTGTTGTCTTCTGCGATTGGCCTGGGTCAGCAAATTAGTTTTGAAAAAAGTTCTTGCAATATGTATTCATAAATctgaaatttttaaatgtttttgaaaaattgaTTTTATGCTCAccgaagctgcatttatttgattatacagtaaaaacagtaatattgttacaatttaaatatacgattttctattttaatatgtaatttattcctgtgatagcaaagctgaattcacatgtcacatgatccttaagaaattattctaatatgctgatttgatgcataAGAAATACTTCTTATTATCAATTTATatgattgtgctgcttaatattttgaatgaaactgACTTTTTGGGGGTTAaagattttttgataaatagaaatttAGAGTGGaaatgaatatattttctaatattaatGCCTTTCGTGTCTCCTTTGatccattaattaatatttttctttaaaaaaaaaacaagaataataatattttcattggTAGTGTTAGTCGAAAATATTTTCTGcaagtaaagacacaaacttttATGTTTTACCTTTTGACATTACACTATTTTGACAAAACTTGTCTGTGCAGTAAATGCACAGTTGCCTCACttctaaaataatgtgtttaaacttggacaacaacaacaaaaacaaaaaatgtttggtTTGTCAAAAATATGAGCTTTACATTTTTGTGCTTTTAAACCTAATCCATTGCTTCATACACTTCCAGTCTTCTGCAAGTGCATTACTTTAGACATTAGTTTGTAAAAATCATTTTCTGAGGTTATCAACCAAATGCCACAAATCGTGTAAAGCTGAATGGTTAATTAACCAAGAACATTGCTTTAGTATGAAGTTGTCTGCTATTCATTGGTCTTTCTGGTCACTTTTTCCTAACAGAACACTACTACTGAAAGTCTCCTCCATTGCTCTCTCCCTTTTTCCAAAACTTTTTCCTTGAATCCAGCTTTTGCCTTTAGTGCTGTGATCAGCATCTTGGAGGAGAGGGGAAGAGCACCACAAAGTGGACAAGAGAAACCGAAGGGACCGGAGGGCAGATTAATCAGGCAACATCAAAGAGAGCAGCAGGGCAAAGGGAGGGAATGGGGCAAAAGATGAATGGAGACCAGccgcctgtttttttttttttacatgccatCCCTCAGTGCTTCAGTTGGCAGTAGGATGGCAAAACCATTGTGGAGGGGCCACATGGTACGCCTGGAACACACTGTCGGCTCCTGTTATTattctccatgccaaaaaaggagaAGAATGGAAGACAGGGAGACTCTTACTCTTTAATTCCATCTTCCCATTTGATATCTTTCGATCTGTTTacgtttttctctttttttttttcagtattttaaagCATTATTCACCAGGACAACCCTTAAATATTGCTTACAAAGTGATGAATTAGATGTTGGCTTGTTTCTGTCTTCTTACCAAACATCCACACTTTATCTCATGTGGTGCTGTTTTTCAAAGtaggtctttctctctctcagtcgTTAAGTGAAGCACTTTGAAAGTGGCCTGCTGCTCCGCATGCCCTCTCTGTATTCAGTTGCTCAGTTGGCTCAAACATAACTCCAATTTGGGTCTCTCATCCTGACTGCAGACTCAGCACACGTAGATTACACAATGTTCCTGTCTTGTCCTTTAGTTGGACTCACTAATCTCTGCACACTTTGTCACAAAGCCTGTCATGAGTCCACTTTAAAGAGACACTACAACCCTGATACCATGTGACAAcataaaattaatgtttcattATCACCACACCCTGTCTTATTTGAGAAAAGAACAGTCATTCAATTGTAATGTGCCATTATTTCATGAATCAATTGGAGCCAGAAAAGGTTGCAAACCACTGGCAAAAACTATTCTCTGATGATGTttgcttttataattttaaaaatggaAGAAAATTCAACTATGAATTACTATGAGGGAGTAGTTTAATCTACCAGTTACCacataatatgtttattttattttaaaaggaatcattttcatctgaatataAACATGTCAAGCCATTCCTATGAAACAACAGGAGAAATGAGACTTCCATATACTCTACAATGATTTAGTCGTTCTTTTATGCAGAGCTCAGCATTAGATTTGATTTTGTGAAACAGATattgaaaaaagttaaaatttgattttaatattgaaCTTCAGTTTGTTTTTTGAAATGTCACTGAAAAAAGTTTTCGAAAAAGATTTACAGTAGAAAACAACTTCTGGGACTGCCAAACAAATTAGCAAGCAAAACCCAAACTTTTCTACGAACCCTCTGCCACTAGAGAGTAAACAAATGATgaactgttgttttttaatgttgtatgttTTTATGCAACGAAGCTATGCTGAGCTGAGAAAGATGCAATGATCTGTACTGACAATATTTTAATGGAGCACATAAAAGCGTGAAAGTGATCAAGGAGGTCGGCGTGCCTGTGATCACCACATTCGCTCGCTTTGAACTCTCAGGGAGGAGCACAATGCTCTCATTCAGAGATTGGCTGAATGACAGATGCtccctctctcgttctctctcaccCCCTCCTCTCAGTCTTTCCCTAACGTTAATGAATTCAAACAACCCGCCCCCTACCCATCCAGCTCTCTTTCTCTTACCCTCTTTTTCTCTCACCACAGAAAATTTCCAGCATTGGCAAGTTCCTCGTGATTTGCTCTCATCGTCTTAATGAATTCAACTGGGAGTGCATTGGCCCTGATGCCCACCCCTCAGGGAGAGGTCCAGTGCTTTTGCATATATCTGGAGGGCTGCTCCATGCTCTTCCATTGTTCCATCAGCTTCTTTCACCAACAGGTCCTCCGAGAGGAAGTGTGAGAAAAAGCTAAGCCAGCCAGGAGGTGGGACGCCTTGATACGAAAGGAGCTGCTTTGTGTCCATGCATTTGTGCTTTTAAGTGGAACTTCTTAAGAAAAACTCACCTGTGGACAGGTGAAGTGGAATCATGGGTGCAATGTCACTGCTGATGTTGATGTTGATTGGTTGGTGTGGTGGGGCGCCACCAGCGAGAGAAGTGTACAGAATGCCACAGAGTGCACTTAAAGGTAGGCCAGGTATTAGTCATTTTGGCTGTTTCTACATTCTTAGAAGAAAGATACaaaactgtcactggggcagAACCCTTTCATAAGCtattaatatgtacactttaggtaggTTACTGATACACAGCTATATGGTATTAACATGTACCATTTAAGggtaaataaagtacaaatatGTATCATTGGATTTTGTACTTTAAGGTTCTGCCTCAGTGACTGAGAGTGTAAAACTACAAGTTGAAGATGCAATAACACTGTGACATCCAAACCAATCTCATGACtatgctttctttttctttttaataatccTGTTGCCAAAGTGTTGCAAATGTAGAACtgctcaaaacaacaacaacaaaaaaaaaaacgttcaacCAAAATGCAACCAGAGTCATTGTGTGCGACTTGTGTGCCATCACAGTGAGACTGTGTTCAGGAGTTTAGCGTAGTCACCACAGAGGCCAGAGTTCAGGTCGTTAATTAAGATCTCAATCAGCTTTgatgtctctctcactctttgggATATAGAGAAGAGGGGACGGCTGAATGTGAATCGGTGtgtttgaactttgtgtttgGTGTCTTTAGTGCTGATTTGAGCATGACTTTGCTCACTTGTCCTGatgaaaaaacattactggtaaAATACTGCacacatatagatttttttatataaattttttttcctaatggaTTTGTTTTTGCTGAAGAAATCTTTTCAGACTGTTTGCAAATGTTGGATCTCTCCCCACCTAACAGGGAACAGAAGAACGTTTTTGCAAGGTTCTCTTCAGcaatgttgaaataaaaatgtaattcaaagtcatctggtctttaataacatTTGCAATTTTAGGGCAAAAACTTTATTTCTACATCATTCACAGAATTCGTGAattgttcagagaacattcaaaagtaacattatcGTAATGTTTGCAAGATgatcaaatggaatgttcccttaatgTTTTTCTAACATATGCACAACCAagagtttttaaatgtttcattcttaGTATATATTTTGTTAGTTGGGTCTCTGTCCTGTAGTTTTAGTATTTGTTTATATGCATATCTGACCATTTTATtgttgaaacaaaaatatttcattcatcTTCTCTAATTCACACATAAACACCAAATCAACACAATTTTCTGCTCCACTGagctaaaatgtcaaatttttcttctttatacctacttttaatgtttttctttgatTTGCTTTGTATTAAATGTTTTGAGGGATGCACTCACTATTGCTTACATCTGTTTCTGCTTCTATCTGCAGCGCTGTCTGATAGAGGAACTGTAGTGATGGAGGCGGCTCTGTCCCGCGCTCTGTCTGCCGTAGATGCTGCCGTATCGGACCGCAGTAAGGTCGAAGCTGGCTGCAGAGGGTGTGTGCCCTGCCTGTTTCAGGACTGTGGACAGCGAAACGGCGCTTGTGGTAAGCTTgaatacacattttatttgacTCTTTGACTTTAAAAACGGATGCTGATGGTGGTGGTTACTCCGTAGCATCTCCAGAGGACACACAGTCAGAGCCGACCTGTGAGGTCATATCTCGCGCCCAGAAGGAAGCTGATGAAGGAGAGAGGAGCTGGTTGCTGAGTCAGGCCTGTGGCTTCTACAGACATCGTTGCACACCTGCACAGGTGAACAAAGACCTGTGCATCAGAGTCATGGGAGAGAGCTGCAGCGCTCGGGTCCTGCAGTGCAGTCTGCTCAACACCATGCAGAACCTGGAGCCAGCCACACAGACCACAGcacagggtaaaaaaaaacaaaaaaacacaaaaataaaaaaattcagtggaTTATGTAAACATACTAAGAACtttcaaatgtttctttaaaaatcaacCTTTAGTTTTACtgatatataaatgataaagGTCCCTTTTAATGTAATTTCAGCTTTGACATTGATCATTTGGCTTCCTTTATGTAGCTGTGTGTGGCCAGCGTTTCGCCGTCTCGCAAAACCTGACACAGCCTCGCTCTCGTATCATGGGGGGATCTCCTGCTCCTCTGGGCAGCTGGCCATGGCTGGTGAACCTTCGGCTGGATGGGGCTCTGATGTGTGGGGGTGTTCTGGTTGACAGCTCTTGGGTCCTCACTGCTGCCCACTGCTTTGCTGggtaaaaaatacatatacatgtattaCAAAATACATACCTACATAATTTAGAAACTTAATGTTAGGCGGGATATCTTCAGTGTTTGGAAGTAATTAGTTATGTGCAATGGCATTAAAGAatctaattacaaaataaatagaacTATAATAAGTTACAGTTAGTGAGAaaaaattacagttacttttgaAAATGTCTAAAACGATTATCTgaatatttttacacacacatacagatttaattgaCATATTTCCCAAATTGCATTTACTGCTCTAAAATATGTGAGGAGgcatttgtgttttattcttTAAGATTGACCAAGGCATTCTATCTTAGTATCTATCTTAGCTATTAAACTATTTCCCACGATCTTAAAGTAAAAATAAGTGCTAAAGTCTGATcttgtggtggctgtgctttaatatatatatatatatatatatatatatatatatatatatatatatatatatatatatatatatatatatatatatatatatatatatatatatatatatatatatatatatatatatatatatatatatatgtgtgtgtgtgtgtgtgtgtgtgtgtgtgtgtgtgtgtgtgtgtgtataaaatcttaattcataaaacatttgttagaaattttgaaaagtaatccaaaagttattaaatgtaatcagttacattaataaaataattgagaTACACGgcttattacatttttaatagggtaacttgtaatctgcaacctaatacatgtaaaaaataacCTTCGCAACTGTTGCATTTCTACTTTAAAATCTCGCTATTGGTATGGATAAGAAATTTTCCACTGAAGGCACTAAATGATTTTGCACTTTTATAGTCCTCACGTAGCCCTGCCCCTTTTCAGCACTGCGCTCGTTGTCTTCTGTCCTATGGTTTGTATTTCCACAGCGTAAGGTCAAAGTCAAAAGAAATTTATGAATGAAACGCTAGTTTTTAAATCTTCCTGGTCAACTGACATTTGTTGTTACTAACACTATGATCATTATAATGAACATGATAACTTTCATTAGCTCTACAATAAGTCAAAACACTTCACCAGCTAATTACTCTTTAACAGTGAGCTCCcgcaaaaatgtaagtttttctgTGCATTTGTCTCTCTGACGCATAAGGTCTATAAAACAGGTGGATTGTTTTATTAGCGACTTGTTGTAAAATAGGTGAACAATACACAATTTTAACAGCAATTAAATGTgccataacattaaaaataaataaattgtgctttGTGGTACTGTTCTATTTGTGAATGTACTTATGTACTTATTTTGTGAACATATAAAATGTATCTCCCCAAACAGGAGCCGTGGTGAGAGTTACTGGACAGCTGTAGTGGGAGAGTTTGACCTCGCAAAAACTGACCCTGATGAGCAGATCATGAAAGTCAATCGCATCATCGCTCATCCAaaggtaaacataaaaaaactttgTTGTAATActatatatctaaaaatatttaaaacaatgcagaatgttttattattattaaatgtgtccCATCTGTGTCCAATGTTTTCCTCTTGGTGTAGTTTAACCCAAAGACATTTAATAACGACATTGCCCTGGTAGAGCTGAGTTCTCCAGTTATTCTGTCTGAACGGGTCACACCTGTCTGCTTGCCCTCTGACCTCGATCCACCGGCTGGTACACCCTGCTTGGTGGCCGGCTGGGGCTCTTTGTATGAGGGTAAGACAATCTGCATAgctaatattttagaaaaagagCTCAGTAATATCACACAATGTTTGCTTAAAATGCCGTGAAGTGTTATGTTATGTTTGTCTTGATTCTCTGTATGAGTGTAGACGGACCCTCTGCAGATGTGGTGATGGAGGCAAAGGTGCCCCTGCTGACTCAGAGCACCTGTCACAGTGCACTGGGGAAGGAGCTGCTCACGAACACCATGTTCTGCGCTGGGTACCTGTCTGGAGGCATTGACTCATGCCAGGTATCTCCACGTTATCATCCTAGCTTGCATTATGAACACCacacctgatgaagaaacatcaTATCTGCTTCATAAGCACTGCATCTGACTCGAATATGTCTACAGGGTGATTCTGGAGGGCCGTTGATCTTCCAGGACAGTTTATCAGGACGGTTTCAGCTGTTTGGCATCACCTCTTGGGGGGATGGCTGTGGGGAGAGGGGAAAGCCTGGCGTTTACACACGGGTCACCGCCTTCTCTGATTGGGTCATGACAGAGATACAGAGTGAGTTGCTCAACATGTTGCACACACAATACTGAAACAAAGAAATCTCCACTGCCTTGAGTTTAAACCCTCCTACTCTTTCTGTGAAAGGTAACAAATCCAAATTGTGTGGAAAGCCACAAATCCTGCAAAATCTTTTTTATATTCCCTTCTCCAAATTCCAGAGTCTTTTGGGAGTCGGGAGCCCACATGTCCTGAGCTGCTTAAGACAACAGAGCTGTCTGAAGAACAGCAGATGTCAGAATTCACCACGCTCTGCCACTTCTACACACTATCCTGCTCTCCAACCCTCGACCCCTCTGCCTGCCAGCGTCTCGCTCAGGACAAATGCCAAAGCCGGTTTAAAAAGTGCCGTAAGTCATCCAGACCAAATTACATATTTCAACAGAATTAacctacagtacagtacagtacaagtGCTACTTTGGATGTGCATACtcattatttaatatgaaaattttccagtgtttggaataatagTAAAGTCAGTATACTATGAAGTAACATAAATGGAAATATGTAGTTTTGTTGACTAGCTCTGCACCTTAAAAGA is part of the Carassius auratus strain Wakin chromosome 27, ASM336829v1, whole genome shotgun sequence genome and encodes:
- the prss56 gene encoding uncharacterized protein prss56, with product MGAMSLLMLMLIGWCGGAPPAREVYRMPQSALKALSDRGTVVMEAALSRALSAVDAAVSDRSKVEAGCRGCVPCLFQDCGQRNGACASPEDTQSEPTCEVISRAQKEADEGERSWLLSQACGFYRHRCTPAQVNKDLCIRVMGESCSARVLQCSLLNTMQNLEPATQTTAQAVCGQRFAVSQNLTQPRSRIMGGSPAPLGSWPWLVNLRLDGALMCGGVLVDSSWVLTAAHCFAGSRGESYWTAVVGEFDLAKTDPDEQIMKVNRIIAHPKFNPKTFNNDIALVELSSPVILSERVTPVCLPSDLDPPAGTPCLVAGWGSLYEDGPSADVVMEAKVPLLTQSTCHSALGKELLTNTMFCAGYLSGGIDSCQGDSGGPLIFQDSLSGRFQLFGITSWGDGCGERGKPGVYTRVTAFSDWVMTEIQKSFGSREPTCPELLKTTELSEEQQMSEFTTLCHFYTLSCSPTLDPSACQRLAQDKCQSRFKKCQLHSFLQTLLDLLQRADDYIRDKVDLTFFTQTLPQLVENVYSSAHIPRRRRNAFETEQVGRPALFQKVGPLVDDWESYLTGIAEDLDQNKELKNSQELSQEQQLFTPDEDSEKAPLQQLDRSLRSSIAILRSKLESLHIPVIPELDYQLFQRDFPITSTGKQQQDNRAKSRESVLSADILTALIYKALRGSGTGSVTGRPVMTASPRDDMDTTSRSVEPSTQPLKLKNQEPSDSVLEKHPVPTQMPLLQQPLFKSKS